From a region of the Salvelinus namaycush isolate Seneca chromosome 40, SaNama_1.0, whole genome shotgun sequence genome:
- the atp7b gene encoding copper-transporting ATPase 2 isoform X2, producing MFSQNPISSLTKYVSKPSVVGQVEVCMVECQSPCAVRTAVPDGQTADHGRVANQADLKEKMCPCEAWCSQKRTYENLAYEPGSQSELYPQPKALSRAVFQLSGLTPKSSIQAIKSHVASLKGVVSVNFSVASGLAQVDYNASSVSTRELSLEIQAMGYGVVDVAGEEVTKIGETEATESLTRIGVKGMTCQSCVRSIEGRIGTLPGVLHIKVSLSDQEAVVRFQPHTVTSEESIEGKISEMTGVCSIAVSLKEEQGTVTFDPSLTQPEELRAAIEDMGFDASLIESGSAETLPTPPLQGPKTPLSPHFPRMAHSSSGSTKTSINGSSGSTKTSINGSSGSTKTSINGSSGSTKTSINGSSGSTKTSINGSSGSTKMATAGEEGKVQKCFIRVTGMTCASCVANIERNLVKHRGVISVLVALMAGKAEVKYDPGSVDAKRITQLIEGLGFGATLIEDNAVMDGKLDLSVTGMTCASCVHNIESKLTRTNGILEASVALATNKAQIKFDPEVLGARDIIRMIEGLGFGASLMKAEGFGKNLDHGEEIQQWKNSFLFSLVFGVPVMGLMIYMMVMDSQHGEHGGSMPEEQNLLPGLSLLNLAFFLLCTPVQIFGGRYFYIQAYRSLRHRTANMDVLIVLATSIAYIYSVVVLIVAMAERANQSPVTFFDTPPMLFVFIALGRWLEHIAKSKTSEALAKLMSLQATDATVVTLGPDHSILSEEQVSVELVQRGDIVKVVPGGKFPVDGKVIEGSSMADESLITGEPMPVSKKRGSSVIAGSINAHGSLLVQATHVGADTTLCQIVKLVEEAQTSKAPIQQFADRLSGYFVPFIVIASVLTLLVWLVIGFVNFHVVKEYFPGYDENIPKTDVIVRFAFQASITVLSIACPCSLGLATPTAVMVGTGVGAQNGILIKGGEPLEMAHKIGAVMFDKTGTITNGVPRVTRVLVLWERARLPLRKVLALVGTAEASSEHPLGMAVAKHCKEELETDALGSCKDFQSVPGCGISCKVSNIEEVLLEGDQDSCHTQVTLQGATTDESSLVGDTVSVSGASASPSYSVLIGNREWIRRNGLHVGADVDDAMSSHETKGQTAILVAIDGVLCAMLAIADTVKTESALAVHTLLSMGIEVVMITGDNRRTAKAIATQVGIRKVFAEVLPSHKVAKVQELQERGLRVAMVGDGVNDSPALARADVGIAIGTGTDVAIEAADVVLIRNDLLDVVACIELSKKTVQRIRINFVFALIYNLVGIPIAAGVFLPAGLVLQPWMGSAAMAASSVSVVISSLLLKLYKKTSIETYEFRAQGNMKSLSPSQVSTHVGLDDRRRTPPSLRGAWERLSQGSRLSLPNSLSSQPASRGPSTPSLQDRRSLLDHEKEVGLVV from the exons ATGTTTTCGCAAAATCCGATAAGTAGCCTTACTAAATATGTTTCGAAGCCGTCAGTCGTGGGACAGGTTGAGGTTTGTATGGTTGAATGTCAGTCGCCTTGCGCGGTTAGGACAGCTGTACCAGACGGACAAACCGCAGATCATGGGAGGGTAGCAAATCAGGCTGATCTGAAG GAGAAGATGTGTCCCTGTGAGGCCTGGTGTTCCCAGAAGCGGACCTATGAGAACCTGGCCTACGAGCCTGGGAGTCAGAGTGAGCTCTACCCCCAACCTAAGGCCCTCTCCCGGGCTGTTTTCCAGCTCTCTGGCCTCACCCCCAAGTCCTCCATCCAGGCCATCAAGAGCCACGTTGCTAGCCTGAAGGGAGTGGTGTCTGTCAACTTCTCTGTGGCCAGTGGCCTGGCTCAGGTGGACTATAACGCATCATCTGTCTCTACCAGGGAGTTATCTCTGGAGATCCAGGCCATGGGCTACGGCGTCGTGGATGTGGCTGGGGAAGAGGTGACTAAGATCGGGGAGACGGAGGCCACAGAGTCCCTGACGAGGATCGGGGTGAAGGGTATGACATGCCAGTCTTGTGTGCGCTCCATCGAGGGACGGATAGGGACTCTGCCTGGAGTTCTGCACATCAAGGTGTCTCTGAGCGATCAAGAGGCAGTAGTACGATTTCAGCCCCACACAGTGACATCTGAGGAG TCCATAGAGGGGAAGATCTCTGAGATGACTGGGGTGTGTTCTATAGCGGTGTCATTAAAGGAGGAACAGGGGACCGTCACCTTTGACCCCAGTCTGACTCAGCCAGAGGAATTAAGGGCAGCCATTGAAGACATGGGATTTGATGCTTCACTCATAG AATCTGGTTCTGCAGAAACTCTACCAACCCCTCCCCTTCAAGGACCAAAGACTCCCCTTTCCCCCCACTTCCCCAGAATGGCTCACAGTAGCTCTGGCTCTACCAAGACTTCCATTAACGGTAGCTCTGGCTCTACCAAGACTTCCATTAACGGTAGCTCTGGCTCTACCAAGACTTCCATTAACGGTAGCTCTGGCTCTACCAAGACTTCCATTAACGGTAGCTCTGGCTCTACCAAGACTTCCATTAACGGTAGCTCTGGCTCTACCAAGATGGCCACTGCCGGTGAGGAGGGGAAGGTTCAGAAGTGCTTTATCCGTGTGACAGGCATGACCTGTGCCTCCTGTGTGGCCAACATTGAGAGGAACTTAGTCAAACACAGAG gtgtCATCTCAGTGCTGGTTGCCCTCATGGCTGGTAAGGCGGAGGTGAAGTATGACCCTGGTAGTGTTGATGCCAAGCGGATAACACAGCTCATAGAGGGTCTAGGCTTCGGTGCCACACTGATAGAGGACAATGCTGTTATGGATGGGAAACTGGACCTCTCT GTAACTGGGATGACATGTGCGTCGTGTGTCCATAACATTGAGTCCAAACTCACCAGGACCAACGGGATTCTAGAAGCCTCAGTTGCACTGGCAACCAACAAAGCCCAGATCAAGTTTGACCCAGAAGTTCTTGGAGCTCGTGACATCATCAGAATGATTGAG GGGCTAGGCTTTGGGGCGTCTCTAATGAAAGCTGAAGGCTTTGGGAAAAACCTGGATCATGGGGAAGAGATTCAACA gtggAAGAACTCGTTCCTGTTCAGTCTGGTGTTTGGGGTGCCAGTGATGGGCTTGATGATCTACATGATGGTGATGGACAGTCAGCACGGGGAACACGGTGGCTCTATGCCCGAGGAGCAGAACCTTCTCCCAGGCCTCTCCCTCCTCAACCTGGCCTTCTTCCTGCTCTGTACACCTGTCCAA ATCTTTGGGGGTCGTTATTTCTACATCCAGGCGTACCGCTCGTTGAGACACCGCACGGCTAACATGGACGTCCTCATCGTCCTGGCAACCTCCATCGCCTACATCTACTCAGTTGTGGTCCTCATCGTGGCGATGGCAGAGAGAGCCAATCAGAGCCCTGTCACCTTCTTTGACACCCCGCCCATGCTCTTCGTCTTCATCGCCCTGGGCCGGTGGCTGGAGCACATAGCAAAG AGCAAGACATCTGAAGCATTGGCCAAGCTGATGTCACTGCAGGCTACTGATGCCACTGTGGTCACGTTAGGTCCTGACCACTCCATCCTCAG tgaggaGCAGGTGTCGGTGGAGCTGGTCCAGAGAGGAGACATAGTGAAGGTGGTACCTGGGGGAAAGTTCCCTGTGGACGGGAAGGTGATCGAGGGAAGCTCCATGGCAGATGAGTCCCTCATCACAG GTGAGCCCATGCCTGTGAGTAAGAAGCGTGGCAGTTCAGTGATAGCTGGCTCCATCAACGCCCACGGATCTCTACTGGTGCAGGCCACCCACGTAGGAGCAGACACCACCCTCTGTCAGATAGTCAAGCTAGTGGAGGAGGCACAGACATCCAAG GCTCCCATCCAGCAGTTTGCAGACAGACTGAGTGGCTACTTTGTACCCTTCATAGTCATTGCCTCAGTGCTAACACTGCTGGTCTGGCTGGTGATCGGCTTTGTCAACTTCCACGTTGTGAAGGAGTACTTTCCT GGTTACGATGAGAACATCCCCAAGACAGATGTTATTGTCCGCTTCGCCTTCCAGGCCTCCATCACAGTCCTGTCCATCGCCTGCCCCTGCTCTCTGGGCCTGGCGACCCCGACAGCTGTCATGGTGGGCACGGGGGTCGGAGCCCAGAACGGCATCCTCATCAAGGGAGGCGAACCGCTGGAGATGGCCCACAAG ATCGGTGCGGTGATGTTTGATAAGACGGGCACCATCACTAACGGCGTCCCGCGGGTGACGAGGGTGTTGGTGCTGTGGGAGAGGGCACGGCTGCCCCTGCGTAAGGTCCTGGCACTGGTGGGCACAGCGGAGGCCAGCAGTGAACACCCACTGGGGATGGCTGTGGCCAAGCACTGCAAAGAG GAGCTGGAAACAGATGCTCTGGGTTCCTGTAAGGACTTCCAGTCAGTGCCAGGCTGTGGGATCAGCTGTAAGGTGTCTAACATTGAGGAGGTACTGCTGGAGGGTGACCAGGACTCCTGTCATACCCAGGTCACACTGCAGGGGGCCACGACTGATGAGAGCAGCCTGGTCGGCGATACTGTGTCAGTGTCAG GTGCCTCTGCTAGCCCCTCCTATTCGGTCCTGATCGGGAACAGAGAGTGGATAAGGCGGAACGGGCTTCATGTAGGAGCTGATGTGGATGACGCCATGTCCAGCCACGAGACCAAGGGGCAGACAGCCATCCTGGTAGCTATAGATG GTGTACTGTGTGCCATGCTGGCCATAGCAGACACAGTGAAGACAGAGTCTGCCCTGGCTGTCCATACTTTACTCAGCATGGGGATAGAGGTGGTCATGATCACTGGGGACAACAGACGTACTGCTAAGGCTATAGCCACACAG GTGGGCATCAGGAAGGTATTTGCGGAGGTGCTGCCGTCCCACAAGGTGGCCAAGGtgcaggagctgcaggagaggGGTCTGAGGGTGGCCATGGTGGGTGACGGGGTCAACGACTCGCCCGCCCTCGCCCGCGCCGACGTGGGCATCGCCATAGGGACGGGCACAGACGTGGCCATAGAGGCAGCTGACGTGGTGCTGATCAGG AATGATCTGTTAGACGTGGTGGCCTGTATTGAACTGTCCAAGAAGACTGTTCAGAGGATACGCATCAACTTTGTCTTCGCTCTCATTTACAACCTGGTAGGGATTCCCATCGCCGCAG GTGTGTTTCTGCCTGCTGGCCTGGTCCTACAGCCATGGATGGGTTCAGCAGCCATGGCTGCTTCCTCTGTGTCTGTGGTCATCTCTTCCCTGCTGTTAAAACT GTATAAGAAGACATCAATCGAGACGTATGAGTTCCGGGCCCAGGGGAACATGAAGAGCCTGAGCCCCAGCCAGGTGAGCACCCACGTGGGTCTGGACGACCGGCGAcgcacccctccctccctccgcggAGCCTGGGAGCGCCTGAGCCAGGGCAGCCGCCTCTCCCTGCCCAACTCCCTCTCCAGCCAGCCGGCCAGCCGAGGTCCATCCACCCCCTCTCTCCAGGACCGCCGCTCCCTGCTGGACCACGAGAAGGAAGTGGGCCTCGTAGTGTAG
- the atp7b gene encoding copper-transporting ATPase 2 isoform X3 encodes MFSQNPISSLTKYVSKPSVVGQVEVCMVECQSPCAVRTAVPDGQTADHGRVANQADLKEKMCPCEAWCSQKRTYENLAYEPGSQSELYPQPKALSRAVFQLSGLTPKSSIQAIKSHVASLKGVVSVNFSVASGLAQVDYNASSVSTRELSLEIQAMGYGVVDVAGEEVTKIGETEATESLTRIGVKGMTCQSCVRSIEGRIGTLPGVLHIKVSLSDQEAVVRFQPHTVTSEEVKEQIENMGFGTTLTNKDTSIDCGQGETHVSSSILDSLTQTSVIGIVGMTCNSCVQSIEGKISEMTGVCSIAVSLKEEQGTVTFDPSLTQPEELRAAIEDMGFDASLIESGSAETLPTPPLQGPKTPLSPHFPRMAHSSSGSTKTSINGSSGSTKTSINGSSGSTKTSINGSSGSTKTSINGSSGSTKTSINGSSGSTKMATAGEEGKVQKCFIRVTGMTCASCVANIERNLVKHRGVISVLVALMAGKAEVKYDPGSVDAKRITQLIEGLGFGATLIEDNAVMDGKLDLSVTGMTCASCVHNIESKLTRTNGILEASVALATNKAQIKFDPEVLGARDIIRMIEGLGFGASLMKAEGFGKNLDHGEEIQQWKNSFLFSLVFGVPVMGLMIYMMVMDSQHGEHGGSMPEEQNLLPGLSLLNLAFFLLCTPVQIFGGRYFYIQAYRSLRHRTANMDVLIVLATSIAYIYSVVVLIVAMAERANQSPVTFFDTPPMLFVFIALGRWLEHIAKSKTSEALAKLMSLQATDATVVTLGPDHSILSEEQVSVELVQRGDIVKVVPGGKFPVDGKVIEGSSMADESLITGEPMPVSKKRGSSVIAGSINAHGSLLVQATHVGADTTLCQIVKLVEEAQTSKAPIQQFADRLSGYFVPFIVIASVLTLLVWLVIGFVNFHVVKEYFPGYDENIPKTDVIVRFAFQASITVLSIACPCSLGLATPTAVMVGTGVGAQNGILIKGGEPLEMAHKIGAVMFDKTGTITNGVPRVTRVLVLWERARLPLRKVLALVGTAEASSEHPLGMAVAKHCKEELETDALGSCKDFQSVPGCGISCKVSNIEEVLLEGDQDSCHTQVTLQGATTDESSLVGDTVSVSGASASPSYSVLIGNREWIRRNGLHVGADVDDAMSSHETKGQTAILVAIDVVYL; translated from the exons ATGTTTTCGCAAAATCCGATAAGTAGCCTTACTAAATATGTTTCGAAGCCGTCAGTCGTGGGACAGGTTGAGGTTTGTATGGTTGAATGTCAGTCGCCTTGCGCGGTTAGGACAGCTGTACCAGACGGACAAACCGCAGATCATGGGAGGGTAGCAAATCAGGCTGATCTGAAG GAGAAGATGTGTCCCTGTGAGGCCTGGTGTTCCCAGAAGCGGACCTATGAGAACCTGGCCTACGAGCCTGGGAGTCAGAGTGAGCTCTACCCCCAACCTAAGGCCCTCTCCCGGGCTGTTTTCCAGCTCTCTGGCCTCACCCCCAAGTCCTCCATCCAGGCCATCAAGAGCCACGTTGCTAGCCTGAAGGGAGTGGTGTCTGTCAACTTCTCTGTGGCCAGTGGCCTGGCTCAGGTGGACTATAACGCATCATCTGTCTCTACCAGGGAGTTATCTCTGGAGATCCAGGCCATGGGCTACGGCGTCGTGGATGTGGCTGGGGAAGAGGTGACTAAGATCGGGGAGACGGAGGCCACAGAGTCCCTGACGAGGATCGGGGTGAAGGGTATGACATGCCAGTCTTGTGTGCGCTCCATCGAGGGACGGATAGGGACTCTGCCTGGAGTTCTGCACATCAAGGTGTCTCTGAGCGATCAAGAGGCAGTAGTACGATTTCAGCCCCACACAGTGACATCTGAGGAGGTAAAGGAACAGATTGAGAACATGGGATTTGGTACGACTCTTACGAACAAAGACACAAGTATAGATTGTGGGCAAGGGGAGACACATGTGTCATCCTCCATCTTGGATTCACTGACTCAGACGTCTGTCATTGGGATTGTAGGGATGACCTGTAATTCATGTGTCCAGTCCATAGAGGGGAAGATCTCTGAGATGACTGGGGTGTGTTCTATAGCGGTGTCATTAAAGGAGGAACAGGGGACCGTCACCTTTGACCCCAGTCTGACTCAGCCAGAGGAATTAAGGGCAGCCATTGAAGACATGGGATTTGATGCTTCACTCATAG AATCTGGTTCTGCAGAAACTCTACCAACCCCTCCCCTTCAAGGACCAAAGACTCCCCTTTCCCCCCACTTCCCCAGAATGGCTCACAGTAGCTCTGGCTCTACCAAGACTTCCATTAACGGTAGCTCTGGCTCTACCAAGACTTCCATTAACGGTAGCTCTGGCTCTACCAAGACTTCCATTAACGGTAGCTCTGGCTCTACCAAGACTTCCATTAACGGTAGCTCTGGCTCTACCAAGACTTCCATTAACGGTAGCTCTGGCTCTACCAAGATGGCCACTGCCGGTGAGGAGGGGAAGGTTCAGAAGTGCTTTATCCGTGTGACAGGCATGACCTGTGCCTCCTGTGTGGCCAACATTGAGAGGAACTTAGTCAAACACAGAG gtgtCATCTCAGTGCTGGTTGCCCTCATGGCTGGTAAGGCGGAGGTGAAGTATGACCCTGGTAGTGTTGATGCCAAGCGGATAACACAGCTCATAGAGGGTCTAGGCTTCGGTGCCACACTGATAGAGGACAATGCTGTTATGGATGGGAAACTGGACCTCTCT GTAACTGGGATGACATGTGCGTCGTGTGTCCATAACATTGAGTCCAAACTCACCAGGACCAACGGGATTCTAGAAGCCTCAGTTGCACTGGCAACCAACAAAGCCCAGATCAAGTTTGACCCAGAAGTTCTTGGAGCTCGTGACATCATCAGAATGATTGAG GGGCTAGGCTTTGGGGCGTCTCTAATGAAAGCTGAAGGCTTTGGGAAAAACCTGGATCATGGGGAAGAGATTCAACA gtggAAGAACTCGTTCCTGTTCAGTCTGGTGTTTGGGGTGCCAGTGATGGGCTTGATGATCTACATGATGGTGATGGACAGTCAGCACGGGGAACACGGTGGCTCTATGCCCGAGGAGCAGAACCTTCTCCCAGGCCTCTCCCTCCTCAACCTGGCCTTCTTCCTGCTCTGTACACCTGTCCAA ATCTTTGGGGGTCGTTATTTCTACATCCAGGCGTACCGCTCGTTGAGACACCGCACGGCTAACATGGACGTCCTCATCGTCCTGGCAACCTCCATCGCCTACATCTACTCAGTTGTGGTCCTCATCGTGGCGATGGCAGAGAGAGCCAATCAGAGCCCTGTCACCTTCTTTGACACCCCGCCCATGCTCTTCGTCTTCATCGCCCTGGGCCGGTGGCTGGAGCACATAGCAAAG AGCAAGACATCTGAAGCATTGGCCAAGCTGATGTCACTGCAGGCTACTGATGCCACTGTGGTCACGTTAGGTCCTGACCACTCCATCCTCAG tgaggaGCAGGTGTCGGTGGAGCTGGTCCAGAGAGGAGACATAGTGAAGGTGGTACCTGGGGGAAAGTTCCCTGTGGACGGGAAGGTGATCGAGGGAAGCTCCATGGCAGATGAGTCCCTCATCACAG GTGAGCCCATGCCTGTGAGTAAGAAGCGTGGCAGTTCAGTGATAGCTGGCTCCATCAACGCCCACGGATCTCTACTGGTGCAGGCCACCCACGTAGGAGCAGACACCACCCTCTGTCAGATAGTCAAGCTAGTGGAGGAGGCACAGACATCCAAG GCTCCCATCCAGCAGTTTGCAGACAGACTGAGTGGCTACTTTGTACCCTTCATAGTCATTGCCTCAGTGCTAACACTGCTGGTCTGGCTGGTGATCGGCTTTGTCAACTTCCACGTTGTGAAGGAGTACTTTCCT GGTTACGATGAGAACATCCCCAAGACAGATGTTATTGTCCGCTTCGCCTTCCAGGCCTCCATCACAGTCCTGTCCATCGCCTGCCCCTGCTCTCTGGGCCTGGCGACCCCGACAGCTGTCATGGTGGGCACGGGGGTCGGAGCCCAGAACGGCATCCTCATCAAGGGAGGCGAACCGCTGGAGATGGCCCACAAG ATCGGTGCGGTGATGTTTGATAAGACGGGCACCATCACTAACGGCGTCCCGCGGGTGACGAGGGTGTTGGTGCTGTGGGAGAGGGCACGGCTGCCCCTGCGTAAGGTCCTGGCACTGGTGGGCACAGCGGAGGCCAGCAGTGAACACCCACTGGGGATGGCTGTGGCCAAGCACTGCAAAGAG GAGCTGGAAACAGATGCTCTGGGTTCCTGTAAGGACTTCCAGTCAGTGCCAGGCTGTGGGATCAGCTGTAAGGTGTCTAACATTGAGGAGGTACTGCTGGAGGGTGACCAGGACTCCTGTCATACCCAGGTCACACTGCAGGGGGCCACGACTGATGAGAGCAGCCTGGTCGGCGATACTGTGTCAGTGTCAG GTGCCTCTGCTAGCCCCTCCTATTCGGTCCTGATCGGGAACAGAGAGTGGATAAGGCGGAACGGGCTTCATGTAGGAGCTGATGTGGATGACGCCATGTCCAGCCACGAGACCAAGGGGCAGACAGCCATCCTGGTAGCTATAGATG TGGTTTATCTATGA